TCCGCTGGGTCGAACCCGGCCGCTGCCACTACGGCGAGCAACGCTGGCGGCGGCGCTTCGCGCAGCGCACCGGCACCTGTGCGCTGTCGCGCCAGGTGATCCAGCGCGGCGAGGAAGTGTTCCGCCCCGCCGAGCGCCCCGCCCCGGCCAACGCCAGCGCGATGATCTCGGCCGCGCAGGTGCTCGGCATGCAAGGCGGCAAGTAGGCCACACCCGAGGCCGCCGCGAGAGTTCGCGGCGTTTTTCGTGACACGCGCTGCCGGCGCGGCGGCGTCGCGCGAATGCGGCGGTGCCGCGGGCGCGCGGCGCGCTCGCGGCCGCGCGCGTCACCCGCCTGGGCGCCCCGCATCGGGCCGCCGGGCCACGTGCCGGCTGCGCCGGCCGGCTTCCCGGCGCGGTCCGCTCGCCGCGCAACAGGCGGCGCCATGCCGCTGGCGCGAAGTCCCCGCTCTCGTCTCCCTCCCCCGTCTGGCTTGCCGGCGTTGCAAAAGTTGCAATGCTTCGGCGATTGTTTCCGCTGAATTTGCTCGATTTCAGCAACGATCTATGCTCAAAACTAGTATTTACCCTAGGTCTTCGGGCGACTACGATTCACCTCAACCGCTGACGACAAACAGTCGCAGCGACAAACTAAGCAAGAAACGGAGGTCATCATGAAGTCGCTCATTACCGCAGTCGCTGCCGCAACCGCCCTGACCGCTTCGTTCGCCGCCTCGGCGCAGACGAACGGGCCGGTGACGCGTGCCCAGGTTCGCGCGGAACTGGTCCAGCTCGAACGCGCCGGCTACCGCCCGGGCGTCGCGAGCCCGTACTATCCGGACGACATCCAGGCGGCCCAGGCCCGCGTGGCCGGCACCGACACCAGCGGCTACGGTCCGCAGGCCGCCCCGACGGTGCGCTCGGGCAGCCCCGGCGCACCGGCGCCGGTCGCGCGTGATTCGATCTACCGCGGTCATTGACCGGCCAGGCTGCCGTGGCGGCAGCCCGGTCCGGCGGCGGGCCCTCGCGGGCTGACGCGCCCTTGGCAGCCCCCAACCTCCGCCGCCCCAGCCGGGACGGCTTAGCCCGGGCGCCTGGCGCCCGGGCCTTTTTCGATCCTGGCGTGAACCGGAATCGCGGTGCCTCGCTCGAAACGGATCAATAAGTGGCTTGTATTGCAACGCTCTGTTTCACGTAACGCGTTAATGGCGTGGAAAGGATTCAAGCCCTCGGTATTGAAAAAAACCGGCGCGGCCTCTCATGAGGTCGCGCCGGTTTTTATCGGTCGGCCGATAACGGCATTTCAGACCATTCGCCGCCGCGTCGCGCCCCGCAGATTCGCCAATCTGATTGCGATATTCAATAAGAGGCGTAATCGTGCTAATCGGCGATATTGCGCGCGATTATTCGGTTTTTCCGGCGCGGGCGCGCCGCGCTCGATGCGTGCGATCAGATTCGCGAGGCCGGCGGGCGCCGAGCTTTCGCCCTTGACCGTGCTGAGCATGTCGCCGGACAGCCCTACCGAGCCCATGCTGATGGTGGCCGCGCCCGTGAGCTTGTTGGCCCAGCCCGCGACATTGAGGCCACGCTCGCCGTCGAGCTCCGGTCCAGGCACGCTACGCCGGCACGCCCGAACCTCTGCCCGAGGTCGAGTGCGCGCCACGAAGCCGGCGGGCTGCGCCCCGCGGGCCATCGCCGCCCTCAGCGCACCGCGCGCGGCGGCGGCAGGCCGATCACGCGGCCGGCATGAGCGGGCGCCGGCCGGTTGCGCTGCGCGGCCACCAGGCCGGCCAGCCGCGCGGCCACGTCGGCGTCGAACGGCGCGCCGCGCGACACGCGCGTGTCGATATGCATCAGCATCTGCTCGCTCGCGGCGACGGCGCCGCCGCAGCCGTCCGCGAACATCTCCAGGTACAGATGCACGCGCTTCGCATCCACGGCCAGGACCCTCGCGTCGACGCGCACGGCCGTGCCGAGCCGGATCTCGCGCAGGTAGCTCACGTGTGCCTCCAGGGTGTAGACGGAACGCTGCCGAGCGAGCCGCGCCGCGCCGTCCAGGCCGATCCGCTCGATCAGCGCATCGGTCGCGAAGCTGAAGATCAGCAGATAGAACGCGTCGCGCAGGTGCCCGTTGTAGTCGACCCATTCGGCGCGCACGACGTCGCGATGGAGCGTCGGGCCGATAACGGGCGCGTCGGGGGTGCCGGTGGCCATCGTCAGTCCTCGTCGCGCATGCCGTGGCGCGCCTTCACGCGCGCGACCGCGGCGATCACCTCGGTGATGCAGTCGTCGCGATAGCGTTCGAGTGCCTTGATGCTGCGCTCGCCCTGCTGCCGGGCGGTGCCGTCCACCACGCGGTCGATCAGCGCGTCGCTCAGCGCCGGCGCCGCCAGCCTGGTCCACGGCAGTGCCAGCGCCGGCCCGAACTGCTTCATGAAATGGCGCATGCCGGGCTCGCCACCCGCGAGCGTATAGGTCAGGAAGGTGCCCATGAACGACCAGCGGATGCCGGCGCCGAAGCGGATCGCGTCGTCGATCTCGCCGGTGGTCGCCACGCCGTCGTTGACCAGATGCAGCGCCTCGCGCCACAGCGCTTCGAGCAGGCGGTCGGCGAT
The window above is part of the Burkholderia glumae LMG 2196 = ATCC 33617 genome. Proteins encoded here:
- a CDS encoding DUF4148 domain-containing protein: MKSLITAVAAATALTASFAASAQTNGPVTRAQVRAELVQLERAGYRPGVASPYYPDDIQAAQARVAGTDTSGYGPQAAPTVRSGSPGAPAPVARDSIYRGH
- a CDS encoding DUF3331 domain-containing protein, with amino-acid sequence MKSSKSMPALDSDDVHVEILERSDTLLVVRWVEPGRCHYGEQRWRRRFAQRTGTCALSRQVIQRGEEVFRPAERPAPANASAMISAAQVLGMQGGK
- a CDS encoding thioesterase family protein; protein product: MATGTPDAPVIGPTLHRDVVRAEWVDYNGHLRDAFYLLIFSFATDALIERIGLDGAARLARQRSVYTLEAHVSYLREIRLGTAVRVDARVLAVDAKRVHLYLEMFADGCGGAVAASEQMLMHIDTRVSRGAPFDADVAARLAGLVAAQRNRPAPAHAGRVIGLPPPRAVR